In Brachypodium distachyon strain Bd21 chromosome 2, Brachypodium_distachyon_v3.0, whole genome shotgun sequence, one genomic interval encodes:
- the LOC100830731 gene encoding uncharacterized protein LOC100830731 produces the protein MAYRRKPQPQPPFERQQQPPVAPSSPPSQDSLAAQAMRASAAHRDASSLSSAYSSSAASAAAAARRSHEPSVSTPSPDSSGYGYTSMKSLNEAKYGFWGTLARKAKSFIDEDGSPGQYDSPARQQPPRDGPSLGVQIPRSQQPPAETWKSETPPSQKRSEALASSLNYIGGTIKSVLEEGRTIVENKTTNIIQETRKLNTRRKGAGSDPQEVAQKFAQRNFPPNPLDHETQLKASRDVANAMAAKAKLLLRELKTVKADLAFAKERCAQLEDENKMLRESQDNGDNPEDDDLIRLQLETLLAEKARLAHENSVYARENRFLREIVEYHQLTMQDVIYVDEGIEEVTEVYPTQVLPPAAARTGAGLGRWATPKPASSSMSSTSVIPESCSIVPASPKSLSRASSLSK, from the exons ATGGCGTACCGCCGgaagccgcagccgcagccgcccttcgagcgccagcagcagccaccCGTGGCCCCTTCATCCCCCCCGTCGCAGGATTCCCTCGCCGCGCAAGCCAtgcgcgcctccgccgcccaccgcgacgcctcctccctctcctccgcctACTCCTCCTCAGCtgcctccgcggccgccgccgctcgacgGAGCCACGAGCCCTCCGTATCCACCCCTTCCCCC GATTCCTCGGGCTATGGGTACACATCCATGAAGAGCTTAAACGAGGCCAAGTACGGATTTTGGGGGACGCTTGCTCGGAAAGCGAAATCATTTATCGACGAGGATGGTTCTCCGGGGCAATATGATTCTCCGGCGAGACAGCAGCCGCCAAGAGATGGTCCATCGCTAGGTGTCCAG ATTCCACGCTCACAGCAGCCACCAGCAGAAACGTGGAAATCCGAGACACCTCCATCTCAGAAGAGGTCTGAGGCCTTAGCTTCCTCCCTTAACTATATTGGCGGCACAATAAAAAGTGTCCTTGAA GAAGGTCGGACCATTGTAGAGAATAAAACAACCAACATTATTCAAGAGACGCGTAAACTAAACACAAGACGGAAAGGAGCTGGTTCAGATCCACAAGAAGTCGCTCAGAAATTTGCTCAACGAAATTTCCCTCCAAATCCACTTGATCACGAAACTCAATTGAAGGCATCTCGCGAC GTTGCAAATGCCATGGCAGCAAAAGCAAAACTGCTATTACGTGAACTGAAGACTGTTAAAGCAGATTTAGCTTTTGCAAAGGAGCGGTGTGCTCAGCTTGAGgatgaaaataaaatgttgCGGGAAAGTCAAGACAACGGTGATAACCCAGAAGATGATGATCTG ATCCGCCTCCAGTTAGAGACACTATTGGCCGAGAAGGCACGACTCGCACATGAGAACTCTGTGTATGCTCGAGAAAACAGATTCCTCCGAGAAATTGTGGAGTACCACCAACTTACTATGCAGGATGTCATATATGTGGATGAAGGCATCGAAGAGGTCACGGAGGTCTACCCTACTCAAGTACTGCCACCAGCGGCTGCTCGCACTGGGGCAGGCCTCGGTCGCTGGGCGACACCCAAACCTGCCAGCTCATCTATGTCATCGACATCTGTCATACCAGAATCATGCTCAATTGTGCCAGCCTCTCCAAAGTCGCTTTCACGGGCTTCATCTCTAAGCAAATAG
- the LOC104582712 gene encoding uncharacterized protein LOC104582712 produces the protein MENKGAAEGVMQKAAAQQPEKESTAASSCFRRATAGEEEAAATLMDRFRQFKDAPRSEHWVCLKNKVRAAREYAGLMTRQGVSMFGEPKIGPVFQQEAGAKEKMPPAAASAES, from the coding sequence ATGGAGAACAAGGGTGCGGCGGAAGGCGTGATgcagaaggcggcggcgcagcagccggagaaggagtcgacggcggcgtcctcgTGCTTCCGGAGGGCTACggcgggcgaggaggaggcggcggctacgTTGATGGACCGGTTCCGGCAGTTCAAGGACGCGCCGCGGTCGGAGCACTGGGTCTGCCTGAAGAACAAGGTCCGCGCCGCCCGGGAGTACGCGGGGCTCATGACCCGCCAGGGCGTCTCCATGTTCGGCGAGCCCAAGATCGGCCCTGTGTTCCAGCAGGAAGCAGGcgccaaggagaagatgcCTCCTGCAGCTGCTTCCGCCGAGTCCTAG